Proteins from a single region of Kineosporiaceae bacterium:
- a CDS encoding NAD(P)H-dependent oxidoreductase subunit E, whose translation MAGNRPVAEVVATAVAAHRDEPGPLLVVLQAVVAELGHVPDAAIRPIAEALNLSRAEVHGVISFYHDLRIEPPGRVVAQVCRAEACQSVGANAVLDGAAERLAVKVGTTAEDGALTLDEVFCLGNCALGPSALIDGRLHGRLTADRLSALIQQRLQQTAAHEAGATA comes from the coding sequence GTGGCCGGCAACCGCCCGGTTGCGGAGGTGGTGGCAACCGCCGTTGCCGCCCATCGTGACGAACCAGGACCCCTGCTCGTGGTGCTCCAGGCCGTGGTGGCCGAGTTGGGTCACGTGCCGGACGCCGCGATCCGGCCGATCGCCGAGGCGCTGAACCTCTCCCGGGCGGAGGTGCACGGCGTGATCAGCTTCTATCACGACCTGCGCATCGAGCCGCCGGGCCGCGTCGTGGCCCAGGTCTGTCGGGCCGAGGCCTGTCAGTCGGTCGGCGCGAATGCCGTGCTGGACGGCGCCGCCGAGCGGCTCGCGGTGAAGGTCGGCACCACCGCCGAGGACGGCGCGCTGACCCTCGACGAGGTGTTCTGCCTGGGCAACTGTGCCCTCGGCCCGTCAGCCCTGATCGACGGCCGACTGCACGGCCGCCTGACCGCCGACAGATTGTCCGCGTTGATTCAGCAGCGCCTGCAGCAGACCGCCGCCCACGAGGCGGGAGCGACGGCATGA
- a CDS encoding LysR family transcriptional regulator, with protein sequence MLLRQLEYVTALARERHFARAAAVCHVSQPSLSAGIAKLESELKVTIVVRGRRFAGFTPEGEQVVSWARRILADRDGLAQELAGLRRGVGGLLRVCAIPTAVVTASMLTSALCHAHPGVRVRLDSGSSRDIVRRLVDLDLDAGLTYTDNESLGDAIRVVPLYREHYLALTPDDGPLGERAEVTWAEVAALPLCLFSRDMQHRRILDGCFAETGVEVTPAVETDSVAALYAHVASRRWSTVIAHVWLATFGVPEGMRVVPITGVERTPQVGLVLAGRDPEAPLVRMLRDIAAQEDLAGRLERLRQRYPGAPSLD encoded by the coding sequence ATGCTGCTGCGCCAGTTGGAGTATGTGACGGCCTTGGCGCGAGAGCGTCACTTCGCCCGAGCCGCCGCGGTGTGCCACGTGAGCCAGCCGTCGTTGTCGGCCGGGATCGCGAAGCTCGAATCCGAACTGAAGGTCACGATCGTGGTGCGGGGCAGGCGGTTTGCCGGATTCACCCCGGAGGGTGAACAGGTCGTCAGCTGGGCTCGCCGCATCCTGGCCGATCGCGACGGACTGGCCCAGGAGTTGGCTGGGTTGCGCCGCGGCGTCGGGGGCCTGTTGCGGGTCTGCGCCATCCCGACCGCCGTGGTCACCGCCTCGATGCTCACCAGCGCGCTGTGCCATGCCCACCCGGGGGTTCGGGTGCGGCTGGACTCCGGGTCGAGCCGCGACATCGTGCGCCGGCTGGTCGATCTCGACCTCGACGCCGGGCTGACCTACACCGACAACGAGTCCTTGGGTGACGCCATCCGCGTCGTCCCGCTGTATCGCGAGCACTATCTGGCGTTGACCCCGGACGACGGCCCGCTGGGTGAGCGAGCCGAGGTCACCTGGGCCGAGGTCGCCGCGCTGCCGTTGTGCTTGTTCAGCCGCGACATGCAGCACCGGCGGATCCTGGACGGCTGCTTCGCCGAGACCGGGGTCGAGGTCACCCCCGCGGTCGAGACCGACTCGGTGGCGGCGCTGTACGCCCATGTCGCCTCGCGTCGGTGGTCCACGGTGATCGCGCACGTCTGGCTGGCCACGTTCGGGGTGCCCGAGGGGATGCGGGTGGTGCCGATCACCGGCGTCGAACGCACCCCCCAGGTCGGGCTGGTGCTGGCCGGTCGTGACCCGGAAGCCCCGTTGGTGCGGATGCTGCGCGACATCGCGGCGCAGGAGGATCTGGCCGGCCGGCTCGAGAGGCTGCGGCAGCGGTACCCGGGGGCGCCGTCCCTGGATTGA
- a CDS encoding zinc ribbon domain-containing protein: MGTAPATLACPTCGTDAVRVFTPPRLALTPRGLTAALDAAQRSRVEPEVVAGPPPRTGSTRRANRQVEPQVNPALARLPRP; this comes from the coding sequence ATCGGGACGGCGCCGGCCACCCTGGCGTGCCCCACCTGTGGGACTGATGCGGTCCGGGTGTTCACCCCGCCACGGCTGGCCCTGACCCCCCGAGGGCTGACCGCGGCGCTGGACGCCGCGCAGCGTTCGCGGGTCGAGCCCGAGGTCGTGGCCGGACCGCCACCTCGCACCGGCTCCACCCGCCGGGCGAACCGCCAGGTCGAGCCACAGGTCAACCCTGCCCTGGCGAGGCTGCCTCGTCCCTGA
- a CDS encoding AmiS/UreI family transporter, with amino-acid sequence MGSVGLLYVGAVLFINGAMLLGWVKGTAAAPMNVFVGLLQVFTPTYLIVTADGNAEQILGASGLYLFGFTYLYVAFNLFFGLDGSGLGWFSGFVAVCAVVFAYLSFTRSPTDATFGVIWLYWAFLWALFWLVLARGAEHLTRFTGGVAAVQGWVTGVLPAFLLLTGNWKGTNTAWAVGYAVFGLVVFGLLYLRLRETATVPTASAPAAA; translated from the coding sequence ATGGGCAGTGTCGGGCTGCTCTACGTCGGCGCCGTCCTGTTCATCAACGGCGCCATGTTGCTGGGGTGGGTGAAGGGCACGGCGGCGGCACCGATGAACGTGTTCGTCGGTCTGCTGCAGGTGTTCACGCCCACCTATCTGATCGTCACCGCCGACGGGAACGCCGAGCAGATCCTCGGTGCCTCGGGCCTGTACCTGTTCGGCTTCACCTACCTCTACGTCGCCTTCAACCTGTTCTTCGGTCTGGACGGCAGCGGGCTGGGCTGGTTCTCCGGCTTCGTCGCCGTGTGCGCCGTGGTGTTCGCCTACCTGAGCTTCACGCGGAGCCCCACGGACGCGACGTTCGGCGTCATCTGGCTCTACTGGGCCTTCCTCTGGGCCCTGTTCTGGTTGGTACTGGCCCGCGGCGCCGAGCACCTCACCCGCTTCACCGGCGGCGTGGCGGCCGTCCAGGGGTGGGTCACCGGCGTCCTGCCGGCCTTCCTGCTGCTCACCGGCAACTGGAAGGGCACGAACACCGCCTGGGCCGTCGGCTATGCCGTGTTCGGCCTGGTCGTGTTCGGCCTGCTCTATCTGAGACTTCGCGAAACCGCAACGGTCCCAACGGCTTCGGCACCTGCCGCTGCCTGA